The Mycobacterium paragordonae genome includes a region encoding these proteins:
- a CDS encoding HAD family hydrolase, whose translation MASSEPVSGRVDLEALAADASAERALSDLHASAESERPQPPIDLTAAAFFDVDNTLVQGSSAVHFGRGLAARDYFTYRDVLGFVYAQAKFQVLGKENSDDVAAGRRKALAFIEGRSVEELVRLGDEIYDEIIADKIWPGTRELTQMHLDAGQQVWLITATPYELASTIARRLGLTGALGTVAESVDGIFTGRLVGDILHGPGKAHAVRSLAIREGLNLKRCTAYSDSYNDVPMLSLVGTAVAINPDARLRSLARERGWEIRDFRTARKAARIGVPSALALGAAGGALAALASRRQSR comes from the coding sequence ATGGCTTCCTCTGAACCCGTGAGCGGTCGTGTCGACCTCGAGGCGCTGGCCGCCGACGCCAGCGCCGAGCGGGCCCTGAGCGACCTGCACGCCAGCGCCGAAAGCGAGCGTCCGCAGCCGCCCATCGACCTGACCGCCGCCGCGTTCTTCGATGTGGACAACACGCTCGTGCAGGGCTCCTCCGCCGTGCACTTCGGCCGCGGACTGGCCGCCCGGGATTACTTCACCTACCGGGACGTACTCGGATTCGTCTACGCGCAGGCCAAGTTTCAGGTGCTCGGCAAGGAGAACAGCGACGACGTGGCGGCCGGCCGGCGCAAGGCGCTGGCCTTCATCGAGGGCCGGTCGGTCGAGGAACTGGTGCGGCTCGGCGACGAGATCTACGACGAGATCATCGCCGACAAGATCTGGCCCGGCACCCGTGAACTCACCCAGATGCACCTCGACGCCGGCCAGCAGGTGTGGCTGATCACCGCCACTCCCTACGAGCTGGCGTCGACAATCGCCCGTCGCCTGGGCCTCACCGGCGCCCTGGGCACCGTGGCCGAATCCGTCGACGGAATCTTCACCGGCCGCCTGGTCGGAGACATCCTGCACGGACCCGGCAAGGCCCACGCCGTGCGCTCGCTGGCGATCCGGGAGGGCCTCAACCTCAAGCGCTGCACCGCCTACTCCGACAGCTACAACGACGTGCCCATGCTGTCCCTGGTGGGCACCGCGGTCGCGATCAACCCGGACGCCCGCCTGCGCAGCCTGGCCCGCGAGCGGGGCTGGGAGATCCGCGACTTCCGCACCGCCCGCAAGGCCGCTCGCATCGGCGTGCCGTCCGCGCTGGCGCTGGGAGCGGCGGGCGGCGCGCTTGCGGCGTTGGCGTCCCGGCGTCAATCACGCTGA
- a CDS encoding glutaredoxin family protein, which produces MVTSAIRPQVQLLTRAGCAICDRVHAQLAELAGELDFDLVSTDVDVAAQAGNPQLRAEFGDRLPVVLLDGREHSYWEVDEPRLRADLSAR; this is translated from the coding sequence ATGGTCACGTCCGCAATCCGACCCCAGGTGCAACTGCTGACTCGCGCCGGTTGCGCGATCTGTGACCGGGTGCACGCGCAGCTGGCCGAACTGGCCGGCGAGCTGGACTTCGATCTGGTCAGCACCGACGTGGACGTTGCGGCGCAGGCCGGAAATCCGCAGCTGCGGGCCGAATTCGGGGATCGGCTGCCGGTGGTGCTGCTGGACGGTCGGGAGCACAGTTACTGGGAGGTCGACGAGCCGCGGTTGCGGGCCGACCTGTCGGCCCGGTGA
- a CDS encoding glutamyl-tRNA reductase: MSILLFGVSHRSAPVSVLEQLSIDESDQIKIVDSVLQSPLVSEAMVLSTCNRVEVYAVVEAFHGGLSVIGQVLAEYSGLPMGDLTKHAYVRYSEAAVEHLFAVASGLDSAVVGEQQVLGQVRRAYASAEANSAVGRVLHELAQRALSVGKRVHSETAIDAAGASVVSVALDIADRKLGSLEGKTAAVVGAGSMGALAAAHLTRAGIGRVHVLNRSLGRAARLADRIEASGIPAEALTLDRLADALADADVVVSCTGAVSPVISLADVHHALVNARRDEAAKPLIICDLGMPRDVDPAVAGLPGVLVVDVDRVQHEPSAHAAAADVDAARHIVAAEVAAYLTGQRMAEVTPTVTALRQRAADVVEAELLRLDNRLPGLDSAEREEVARTVRRVVDKLLHAPTVRIKQLASAPGGDSYAEALRELFELEQTAVDAVATAGELQVLATEFDNPSAE, from the coding sequence GTGAGCATCCTGCTCTTCGGGGTTTCGCACCGCAGTGCGCCGGTCTCCGTGCTGGAACAACTCAGTATCGACGAGTCCGATCAGATCAAGATCGTGGACTCCGTGCTGCAGTCGCCCCTGGTGAGCGAAGCCATGGTGCTGTCGACGTGCAACCGCGTCGAGGTCTACGCCGTCGTTGAGGCGTTCCACGGCGGCCTGTCGGTGATCGGCCAGGTGCTGGCCGAATACTCCGGTCTGCCGATGGGCGATCTGACCAAGCACGCCTATGTCCGCTACAGCGAGGCCGCCGTCGAGCACCTGTTCGCGGTGGCCAGCGGCCTGGATTCGGCGGTGGTCGGGGAGCAGCAGGTGCTGGGGCAGGTGCGCCGCGCCTACGCCTCCGCCGAAGCCAACAGCGCGGTCGGCCGGGTGCTGCACGAGCTGGCGCAGCGTGCGCTGTCGGTGGGCAAGCGGGTGCATTCCGAAACCGCGATCGACGCCGCCGGCGCCTCGGTGGTCTCGGTCGCCCTCGACATCGCCGACCGCAAGCTGGGCAGCCTGGAGGGCAAGACCGCCGCGGTGGTCGGCGCCGGGTCGATGGGTGCCCTCGCCGCGGCCCACCTGACCCGCGCGGGAATCGGCCGGGTGCACGTGCTGAACAGGTCGCTGGGCCGGGCCGCCCGGCTGGCGGACCGGATCGAGGCGTCGGGCATCCCCGCCGAGGCGCTGACACTGGACCGGCTGGCCGACGCGCTGGCCGACGCCGACGTGGTGGTCAGCTGCACCGGTGCGGTCAGCCCGGTGATCTCGCTGGCCGACGTGCACCACGCGCTGGTCAACGCCCGGCGGGACGAGGCCGCGAAGCCATTGATCATCTGCGATCTCGGCATGCCGCGCGACGTCGACCCGGCGGTGGCGGGGCTGCCCGGTGTGTTGGTGGTCGACGTGGACCGGGTCCAACACGAACCGTCGGCGCACGCGGCGGCCGCCGACGTCGATGCGGCGCGTCACATCGTCGCCGCCGAGGTCGCGGCCTACCTGACCGGACAGCGGATGGCCGAGGTCACCCCGACCGTCACCGCGCTGCGCCAGCGCGCCGCCGACGTCGTCGAGGCGGAGTTGCTGCGCCTGGACAATCGGCTGCCCGGTCTGGACTCAGCCGAGCGCGAAGAGGTGGCCCGCACGGTGCGGCGCGTGGTCGACAAGCTGCTGCACGCACCCACGGTGCGGATCAAGCAACTGGCCAGTGCCCCGGGCGGCGACAGTTACGCCGAAGCCCTGCGCGAGCTTTTCGAACTGGAACAAACCGCGGTCGACGCCGTTGCCACGGCTGGCGAGTTACAGGTTCTGGCAACGGAATTCGACAACCCTTCGGCCGAGTGA
- the hemC gene encoding hydroxymethylbilane synthase: MIRIGTRGSLLATTQAATVRDALIANGHPAELVTISTVGDRSSAPIEELGVGVFTTALREAMEQGRVDAAVHSHKDLPTAVDPRFTIAAIPPRNDPRDALVARDGLVLGELPAGSLVGTSSPRRAAQLRALGLGLEIRPLRGNLDTRLNRVSSGDLDAVVVARAGLARLGRLDDVTETLEPVQMLPAPAQGALAVECRADDSRLAAVLAELDDADTRAAVTAERALLAELEAGCSAPVGAIAEVVESIDEEGRVFEELSLRGCVAALDGSDVIRASGIGTSDRARELGLSVAAELFELGAAELMWGAREDPVRGS, encoded by the coding sequence GTGATCCGGATAGGCACTCGGGGCAGCCTGCTGGCCACCACCCAGGCCGCGACCGTCAGGGACGCTCTGATCGCCAACGGCCATCCCGCCGAGTTGGTGACGATCAGCACCGTGGGCGATCGATCCTCGGCACCCATCGAAGAGCTCGGTGTGGGCGTCTTCACCACGGCCCTTCGGGAGGCGATGGAGCAGGGCCGCGTGGACGCGGCCGTGCACTCGCACAAGGATTTGCCGACGGCGGTCGACCCGCGGTTCACCATCGCGGCGATACCGCCACGCAACGACCCCCGCGACGCACTGGTGGCCCGCGACGGGTTGGTGCTCGGGGAGTTGCCGGCCGGTTCGCTGGTGGGAACCTCCTCGCCGCGACGGGCCGCACAGCTTAGAGCATTGGGTCTCGGTTTGGAAATCCGCCCCCTACGAGGCAACCTAGATACCAGGTTGAACAGGGTGAGTAGTGGTGATCTAGACGCCGTGGTGGTGGCCCGGGCCGGGTTGGCCCGACTGGGCCGTCTCGACGACGTCACCGAGACGCTAGAGCCGGTGCAGATGTTGCCAGCACCTGCTCAGGGCGCTCTCGCAGTCGAATGCCGGGCCGACGACAGTCGCCTGGCGGCGGTGTTGGCGGAACTGGACGACGCCGACACACGTGCGGCGGTCACCGCGGAGCGTGCTCTGCTCGCCGAACTGGAGGCCGGTTGCTCGGCACCGGTGGGCGCGATCGCGGAAGTGGTCGAGTCCATCGATGAGGAGGGGCGGGTCTTCGAAGAGCTGTCGTTGCGCGGCTGCGTGGCGGCACTCGACGGATCCGATGTGATCCGCGCGTCCGGAATCGGCACCTCCGATCGGGCACGGGAGTTGGGCCTCTCGGTTGCCGCGGAGTTGTTCGAACTGGGCGCCGCAGAATTGATGTGGGGAGCGCGGGAAGACCCCGTTCGAGGAAGTTGA